ATTTAGCGTTCGTAGTAGATTGGCATGAGCTACATGGCGACATGATTCCAGAAGAGAAGATACTAAATCTTTTTAAGGAGACAATCTTTCGAGGGCTCGTTCTTTAAGAAAAAATCTACAAATTTTACACATGATGAAGTTTGCGATTTTTTTGCAGTAAAATGACCAAATGACGTTTTCGGTCAATTAGTATAGGAGTGAGAAAAAATATGATTAAAGCTGAATGGCTGAAAATCCTTAAAACAAGAAAAATGCTTGTTTCAATAATCGCTGTTCTATTTATTCCGGTCATGTATGCAGGCATGTTTTTATGGGCGTTTTGGGATCCATATGCAGGCATGTCTAATTTACCGGTAGCGATTGTTAATGATGATAAGGGTGCAGAAATGGATGGAGTGAAGTTGGACTTAGGAGATACCTTAGTCGATAAACTCGTCGATAGTAAGCAATTTGACTTTATAGAAGTGTCAAAAGAAGAAGCGGAAAAAGGATTAAATGGTCGAGACTATTACATGATTTTAGAAATCCCAACAAATTTCTCAGAGCATGCTACGACTTTACTTGATGACAAACCTTCTAAATTAGTCATGAATTATATTCCGAATGAAGGCTTGAACTTCTTAGGAGCACAAATTGGCGAAACAGCAATGGATCGCATTCGTGCGGAAGTAAATACGCAAGTTTCTGCTACATATGCAGAGAAATTATTTGATTCTATTGCCACATTAGGAGATGGCTTTACAGAAGCAGCTGATGGTTCTGTTAAGTTAGACGAAGGCGCTAAAAAAGTAGCAAATGGAGCGAAAGATTTAAAAGGATATTTAGAACAGTTAGCTTCTAGCACAATTGAACTTTCTGATGGTACAGATAAAATTACCAAAGGTGCAGCGCAAGCAGCTAATGGTGCTAACGACTTATCAACGGGTCTTGTGAAATTAGAAAATGGTACAGTGCAGTTACAGCAAGGTGCACAGCAGGCAGCTGCAGGTGCAACAAGTCTTCAACAAGGTCTATCTCAATACACACAAGGTGTAGCGAAAGTAGAAGCAGGCCTTACAACAATAACTGAAAAACAACAGCAAATTATTGCTGGTGCAACATCTGTTGCTGAAAATGCTGGTAAGCTAAACAGTTCAGCAAATCAGTTATCTAATGGTTCTGCACAAGTAGAAGCGGGTATTGCGGCTCTAACAGCACAGTTAAAAAGTACAATTGATGCAATGCCAGCAGAGCAAGCCGCTGCTTTAAAGCAAACGTTAGCTGAGCTACAAGCTGGTAGTACCAATGTGCACAATGGTTTAAATGCATTAGCAGCAGGTACTGAAAAATTACAAGCTGGTGCTAACCAAGTTAGCGGTGGTGCATCACAAATTGCTGCAGGTCAAAAAGATGTTTTAGCTGGTGCAAATGCATTAGCAGCAAAAAGCAATGAACTAGTTCAAGGTGCACAAAGCCTTCAAGCTGGTAACGCCACTCTTGCTAGTAAACTAGGTGAATTACATGCAGGTGTAAACACAGCTGTTGCTGGTTCACAAACATTAGCTTCAGGATTAAATGACTTAGCGAGTGGTACAACAACATTGAATAAAGGTACTTCAACACTTGCTTCAAAATCTGGCGAGTTAGCACAAGGCTCTGCAACACTTGCTGATGGGTCAACTGAACTTGCCGATGGTACAGCGACACTATCTAGCAAATTAGGTGAAGCTAGTGAAAAAGCAAACGAAGTACATGCAAATAATGACACATATGATATGGTCGGTAGTCCGGTTGAAGTAGAAAAAGAATCAATCAACCATGTTCCAAACTATGGTACAGGTTTCGCACCTTACTTTATTTCACTTGGATTATTTGTTGGAGCACTGCTAATTTCAATCGTATTCCCACTTGTAGAACCTGCAATTCGTCCGAAAAATGGCGCATCATGGTTTACAAGTAAAGTGACAGTCCTTGCATTCGTAGGTTTAGTGCAAACATTATTAACAGTAGCCATTGTAAAATGGGGCTTAGGTCTTGAAGTACAAAATTTAGGTTACTTTGTACTAACGGCGTTACTAACAAGTTATGTGTTCCTAGCTTTAATTCAAATGTTAGTTTCTATTTTCGGTGATCCAGGTCGTTTCATTGCCATTGTTGTACTGATTTTACAACTTACAACAAGCGCGGGTACATTCCCACTTGAACTGATTCCGTCACCATTGCAAGTATTTAATAAATTATTGCCAATGACATATACTGTTCAAGCATTTAAAGCAAGCATCTCAACAGGCGATATGACGTATTTATGGCAAAACTATGGTATGTTATTTGGCTACCTAATTGTGTTCTTAGTCATTACTTTTGGTTATTTCATGTTATTACACACAAAACGTTACTCAAAAGTAGCGGAAGATTAAAAACACTTTGCACCCATCATTTACTTGGTGGGTGTTTTTTAGTGCCTGTCACTCAAACAATTTAGTACCTAGCATAATATAGGCTCCTAAATCGTAAAAATCCACTTCGCTTTTCGCGGGCACAGTGTAAGCCACAACCCTCGCTGTCGCGCGGTTTGTTGCGTCTTACAACTTGCGCTGTTCCCGCAGGAGTCTACGTGGATTTTTACTTAGTAAGCTATAAAATGTACAGCTAGCATGGAAATTGTATTAGTGTCTGTACCCGCCCTAATGTCATGGCTGGCGCATATGCAAAGTGCCAGTCACTCAAACAATTTCATTTTAAATGTAAAACAGCAGCTGATATGAGCGTATCAGCTGCTGTTTTGTGTAAGTGTAAGAGATTTAATTAATGGTTCATCATAAATGTATGATGAGTGGTGTCATTATTAGTTCGTGTGGGGCACGAAATGACGTTACAGCATAGGCAAATGCTTATAGGCAGTTACATTTTTCACAAGTGTTGCTGTAGCATTCGCTTTGTTCTTCGATCTTTTCACCGCATTCTGTGCATTGTTTTGCAGGTAAGTTCTTGAAAAATTCAACTACGTTTTCTAACATTGTGGACTCCTCCTTTAAGTTCATCTGTACTATTACTGTTTTATTATTTTATAGTGTATTATAACAGATGCGTTTCGTCAACACAAAATGCCTAATTTACGTTAAAATAAAATATGGATATTTTGTGAAGGAGGAAACGACTATGATTTTCGTTGATAATAAAGGGATTCATGATCCACGCATTAACCTTGCCATTGAGGAGTATTTACTAAAGACAATGGATGTAGAGAAGGAACCGGTGCTGTTATTTTACATAAATCAGCCATCTATTATTATTGGGAAGAACCAAAATACGATTGAAGAGATTAATACAGATTATGTTGAAGATAATGGTATCATTGTTGTGCGCCGCCTTTCTGGTGGGGGTGCGGTGTATCATGACCTTGGAAACTTGAACTTTAGCTTTATTACGAAGGACGATGGCGATAGCTTTATGAATTATAAAAAATTCACACAGCCAGTTGTCGACGCGCTTGCAAAAATGGGCGTAAATGCGGAGTTATCGGGTCGTAATGATATTTTAGCTGAAGGGCGTAAAGTATCTGGTAACGCGCAGTTTTCTACTAAAGGTCGCATGTTTAGTCATGGGACATTACTGTTTGATACAGAAATAGATGCAGTTGTATCTGCATTGAAAGTAAAGAAAGATAAAATTGAATCAAAGGGTATTAAATCCATTCGTTCACGTGTAGCAAATATTTCTGAGTTTTTAAAGGATAAAATGACCGTTGAAGCATTCCGCTTAGAAATTTTAAAATCTATTTTCGGTGGAGAAGAAAACATTCGCTATCATGAGCTTTCAGAAGAAGACTGGGCAAATATACATCAATTATCTGCTGAACGCTATCAAACTTGGGAATGGAACTACGGGAAATCTCCTCGCTTTAATATTCAAAAAACACATCGTTTCCCTTCAGGCGGGATTGACATTCGCTTAGAAGTGAATCATGGTGTGATTGAAGAAGCACATATATTCGGTGATTTCTTCGGTGTAGGCGATATTGCAGATGTTGAGCAACGCTTAGTTGGTACAAACTATGATCGTGCTGCGATTGCGATGTCATTAGCGGATATCAATATCCCAACATACTTTGGCGGCATTTCTACAGAAGAGTTTTTACAATTAATTTATTAACAGTAGACAAAAAATAGTTGGCTAATGCCTTTTCCTAAAAAAGATATTTTAGCCTAACTTGGCGTATAATGTAGGCGGTTATGCTGTGGAAAAATTAAAGTCTAAACATGATGGAACCGTTGAACTTGAAGTTACCAATATATTCACAATAAATAGGGCACGCGCAATTAGGGCGCGTAGCCTTTTTTTGGTACAATATATGATAGAAAGGAGTGTCATTATGGAGAAGCATCGAATATTTATTGTCGAGGATGATGTGAAAATTGCATCATTGCTTGCAGAAACACTGAGAAAATATCAATACGAAGTGGAAACGATTCAAGAATTTGAACACTTAATAGAAGAATTTACAGCCTTTAATCCACATATGGTATTGCTTGATATAAATTTACCTGCGTATGACGGCTATTACTGGTGTCGTCAGCTACGTCAACATACAACATGTCCTATCATTTTCATTTCAGCGCGCTCTGGCGAAATGGATCAAATTTTTGCGCTTGAAAATGGGGGTGACGATTTTATTACAAAGCCATTTAATTACGAAATCGTTCTCGCTAAAATCCGTAGTCACTTGCGTCGTACATATGGAGAATATGCCGCTAGACAAGAAGAACGGACGATTAAACAAGGACAGCTTGTACTGCATTTAGAGCGTATGGAGCTGCACAAAAATGATTTAGAAATTCCATTACAGAAAAAAGAATGTATTATTTTAGAATTGTTAATGGGCCATGCACCCAAAGTAGTAACACGTGAGCAACTGCTAGAGGAGCTATGGGACGATCAAGCATTTGTCGATGAAAATACGTTAAATGTGAACATGACACGTGTTCGCAAGAAGCTAGCCGATTATCATATTGCCTCAACAATTGAGACGGTTCGTGGAGCAGGCTATCGTTTTATATTAAGTGCGGGTGAGTTGTAATGGGCTGGAAATTATTTTTACGTGATTATGCAACATTTTTTATTTTTCAACTGATTTTAGTCGGTTTTATTATGGTGTTGTACTGGCTCGATGGCTTTCGTAACGTCGATACGGCTATTTATTCTGTAAGTATTAGCTTAGTATTACTATGCTCTTTTTTACTTATTCGTTATTTAATGCGCCAAAGTTATTTGGGTAAAATATTACATCTTCCAAAATCAATGGAAGATGTGTTACAAAAAAATGCCAAAACACCAGAAGCGGTGCAAGTAGAAAAATATATGCATGAACTGTACCGACTGTATCAGCATGAGCTTCATTCCTTGTATGCTAGCCAAAAGCGCCACGATCAATTTATGAATCAATGGGTACATCAAATGAAAACGCCTATTTCTGTCATTGAGATGCTATTGCAGGATGAACGCCCTCTTGATAAAAAGAATGTGCAAGAAGAAATAGATCGTTTACGTAGAGGATTGGATATGGTGCTTGTTAACGCACGTCTTGAAAACTTTGAAGAGGATATGCAAGTCGAACAAATTCCGTTAAAAACAATTGTTACTGCAACTGTTAATGAAAATAAACGTTTATTTATTACGAATCGTGTTTTTCCAGAAATCCATATTGAGGACGATATTATCGTAGCAAGTGATTCAAAGTGGCTTCGATTTATCATCGGGCAATTTGTAACAAACGCAGTTAAATATACATTTGAAGAGAATAAAAAGATCGTGATGTCTGCTATTAAACAAGATGATCATATTCAGTTAGCGATTTGTGATGAAGGAATTGGTATTCCCGCTTCTGACCTTTCACGTGTGACCAAAGCCTTTTTTACGGGTGAAAATGGGCGTAAAACTGGAGAATCCACAGGTATGGGCTTGTATTTAGCAAAGGAAATCTGCGGAAAACTAGGGCATCAATTGGACATTACATCAGAAGTAGGCAAAGGGACGATTGTCACCGTGACATTTACAAATTAGGGGGAGCAGAAATGGGAGAAGTACGGATTGAAGACTGGGTATTAAATATTGAATTAGATAAAACGAAGGAGTTGTACGCGTCACACACAGAACTATGTGATTGTTTGTTTTGTGAAAATTTCCGTCAGGCAAGCTTATTCCTACAAGATGAAGTTGTGCATTTTTGTGATGCACTTGGGCTAAACTTACATAAACCAAGTCTCCTAAATGCTTTCCCAGTTGAAGGCGAGCAAGTGATGTATAGTGGGCACTATGCAGTTTATGGTGAAATAATTGAAGGTGAGTTAGATGCATGGGATGTCGTAGTTGGAGAGCATTGCTTTAGTCTAGTGCAAGAAGAAGCGAAGAATGCTTCAGCCGAAATAGAACCGCACTTTCAAATTGGCTTTGAGGTGGTATTCAATTGGCTTTTACCAAAATCTATGGAATTAATCGAGAAATAAGGTGAACAAAGTATGCCTATTTTAGAAATAAAGGATGTTACGAAAGTATATGAGGGCAAGGTGACGCATCGTGCACTCAATCAATTAAGCTTTGAGGTTGAACAAGGCGAGTTTTTAGCAGTAATGGGTCCATCAGGAAGCGGCAAGACGACGTTATTAAATATTATTTCTACGATTGATGAACCAACGAGTGGGGAAATCATTTTAGATGGCATGAACCCGCATAAGCTAAATGCTACTGAACTTGCTTATTTTAGAAGAAGACAACTCGGCTTTGTATTTCAGGATTTTAATTTATTGCATATGCTTACGGTTGAAGAAAATATTGTATTGCCGTTAACGCTCGATCAGCAGCCGTTAGAAGTAATGGAGGAGCGTCTTGCAGGTATTGTAGAAAAGCTTGATTTAACGTCCTTTTTGCATAAACGTCCCAATGAAATTTCAGGTGGACAAGCACAGAGAACCGCCATTGGACGGGCGCTGATTCACAATCCGAGCCTTATTTTAGCTGATGAACCAACAGGGAATTTAGATTCGAATTCCTCGCGTGATGTCCTTGAACTATTAACAAAAATTAATAAAGAAAAACAAACGACAATCGTGATGGTGACACATGATCCAATCGCCGCAAGTTATTGTGATCGTGTGCTCTTTATTAAGGATGGGGAATTTTTCAATGAGATTTATCGTGATGATCGACGTCAAATGTTTTTCCAACGAATTTTAAATGTATTGAGCTTACTAGGAGGAGGGCAAGTAGGTGACCTTTCGACAATTCGCTTACCGTAATGTCGTACGGAACAGCCGTATTTACGGTGCCTTTTTTATGGCAAGCTTTTTTTCTGTGGCTGTATTTTTTATCTATTCAATGCTGATGTTTCATCCAGATATTGAACGAGGTATTTTAGGAGAAGTATCGTTAGTCGGCATGATTGGTGCAGAAATCGTACTTGTCCTCTTTACTTTGTTCTTTTTATATTATTCCATGAGTGCCTTTTTAGAGGCGAGATCCCATGAGTTCGCTATATTATTGCATCTGGGGATGGAAAAGCGCCAAATGAACAAACTTGTCTTTTTAGAAACGATGATTATTGGCTCTGGTTCGATTATTGTGGGCATTATTTTTGGCTTCTCATTTTCAAAGTTTTTCTTTATGATTGTTCGAGAAATTTTACATTTAGAAAATTTGCCGCTCTATGTATCTTGGCAACCTTTTTTACTTACGATAGGCGTCTTCACAAGTGCTTTTGTGGTTATTTCGTTTATTAGCGTATATTTTACACGTGAGAGAAAATTGCGAGATTTAATCAAAGGGAATGATTATTTAACTAGTGTGGCTAGTTATTCAAAGATTCGCGCAACATATGGTGTTATTTTGATTTTAGCAACGTATGCATTGGCAGTTATTGTTTCTCATACGACGATGATAGGTTTAACTTTATTGATTCCTTTCTCGGCAACATTTGGAACGTATTATTTTTTTAGTGATTCAGTACCATTCTTTTTAGAAATTGCTCGTGGGAAGCGTAAATTTCATTGGCGACGTTATCGCTTATTATCTTTAGCCGAGCAGACACATATTATGATGGATAATGTGAAAATGTTTTTCGTTGTTACAATGGTTTCGACACTGGCGTTTTTATCAGTCGGTGTTTTAGCTACAATGTCTTCTTATACGACGCAATATGACCGATTAAATCCATTAGGGCTTATTTATAAAGGAGATATTAATAATCCGTTTGAGGCTGAGCATATCAATTCTTTGCGTATGCAGTTAGAAGACAAGGGTTTATCCTATCATTTATCCCGTTTTCTTGTTGTCAAGCAAACATCCTCCTTTACACACAATGAGGTGGAAGTATTCCGCGAATCTGATATGAATGTTTTGTTGTCTTCTTTTAACTATCCGTTAATTGATTTGGCGTCTGGTGAAGCAGTGTTTATACCATATTCCGAAGAGTCTTTGAAGAAACTTAAAAATATAGTAGTCCATACAATTTTAGAAGAAAACGAAATTCCAATTACCATTGATAGTGTATATCCTAAAATCGTATTCCCAGGTTCCATTGTTAGTGTAAACTCGATTGTGATCAGTGATGAAGACTTTGGGAAGCTTGTAAAGCCGATTACTAGTAAGGACGCTTTGCAACCCGTCTATCATTTATTTACATTCGATATTCCACAGTGGATGGAGACGAAGGAAATTGGCAAGGACATAGTGGACGATGCCTCAACGGAATATTTTTATAGTATAAAAAAGGGCAAGCATAGCCCATTTTATTTTGAAAATGCAGGATTAAATTATTCTTATATATTAGCTACCTACTCATTATTTACATTAGTTGGTGTTTTAGTGGCCACTGTATTTTTACTAGCTGCTGGTAGTTTTATTTACTTTAAATTGCATACCTCACTTGAACGAGAAAAGCGGAAATTTGATGTGTTAAAACGCATGGGCTTAACAGATATTGAGTTGAAAAAGCTAGTCAACCGTCATTTATTCCCACAATTTTTCTTACCGTGGGGCGTTGCTATGATGCACAGTGGCTTTGCTTTCTTTATGGTACAAGGCATTTTAAAGGACATTGCTAATATTTCAATTGTTAAAGAAGTGTTCTTTGCATTTGGCTTTTTTGTCCTAATACAGGTTATCTATTTTTACTTAATTCGTTGGCGTTACATCTCCCATATCCGTTCTTAAAAATACGTACAAAAGAGAAAAAAGTGAATTTTTTAAAGGTAATATTGACACGAAATAAAAAGTTTCATTGTTTTTTAGATATATTTCTTATATAATATTACTGAATAACGATTCATTTTATACGATAAGGGGATGGTGTAATTGAATTTAGTTTCATGTGTTCGTCAACAAGCAGCAGAGCAGCCGGAAAAAATTGCGTATCATTTTATGGGGAAAGATACTTCATATGGGGAATTTGAGCACACAGTTGGCCGCTTTGCACAGGGGTTACAAGATTTAGGGGTACAAAAAGGGGACCATGTGGCGTTTTTACTCGGCAACACGCCACATTATTTAATCGCATTATATGCAACGATGCGTCTAGGAGCAACAGCAATTCCTGTGAATCCAATCTATACGCCCGATGAGATATCTTATATTTTACGAAATGGTGATGTTAAGGCGGTTATTGCACTTGATGCATTGCTTCCATTAGTAGAAGTAGGTGTACAGGCATTCCCAGAAGTAGTGACATTTGTCGTTTGTGAAACAACAGCAGATGTAGCTGAAAAAATAGCGGCTTTATCGGAAGAGGCAAAAGCGAAAACACATTTATTTTCGCATATTGTTGCAAGTGCCACTGGATCGTTAGAACCGGTAGACATCGCACAAGATGATACGGCTATTATATTATACACTTCGGGAACAACAGGCAATCCAAAAGGTGCCATGCTGACACACGGAAATGTTTATTCAAATGCACGTGATGTCTCAACGTATTTAGGGTATCGAGCAAATGATCGTATTATTGCAACATTACCAGTTTTCCACGTGTTTGCATTAACAGTCGTAGTCAATGCACCATTGATTAGTGGAGCAACCGTTTTACTTACACCTCGCTTTAGCCCAAGTGAAATTTTCACATTGGCGAGAGAGCAACAGGCGACTGTCTTTGCGGGTGTGCCTACGATGTATAACTTTTTGTATTTATTACCAGAAGGCAAACCGGAAGATTTTTCAACAATTCGTTTAGCCATTTCAGGGGGCGCATCATTACCTGTTGCACTATTACATAATTTCGAGAAGAAATTTAATGTACGTGTATCAGAGGGCTATGGTTTATCAGAAGCTTCACCGGTAACATGTTTCAATCCATTAGACCGTGAGCGAAAAGCTGGCTCTATCGGTACATCGATTAATAACGTTGAAAATAGAGTGGTCGATGTTAATGGTATAGATGTTCCTGTCGGTGAAGTTGGTGAGTTAGTTGTTCGTGGTCCAAATGTCATGAAAGGCTATTATAAAATGCCTGAAGAAACGGCGATGGCCATTCGTGATGGTTGGCTTTACACAGGGGATCTTGCAAAAGTTGATGACGAAGGTTATTTCTATATCGTCGATCGCAAAAAGGATATGATTATTGTTGGCGGTTATAATGTTTATCCGAGAGAAGTAGAGGAAGTTCTATTTGCTCATGATAATATCGTAGAGGCGGCAGTTGTTGGCTACCCAGACCCTAATTTTGGTGAAGCAGTACATGCATATATCGTACTCAAGGAAGTAGCGGCTACGACAACAGATGATATTTTGGCATATTGTGCAAAGCATATGGTGAAATATAAAGTGCCAAAAGTTGTGGAAATATTAGATGAGCTTCCAAAAAATACAACAGGTAAAATTTTGCGTCGTACTTTAAAAGAAAAAGTATAAACGAATTAATAAGTCAGGCCCACCACAAAAAAATTGTGGTGGGCTTGTTGTTTTGGAACAGCTACCTTTTAAATTATCAGAATTGTTTGGGTGTCTGGCACTTACGGTGAAATAAGTTGAGTGCATAGAGCTGGAGTGATAAAATCAGTCATGTGTAATCCTTCTACATACTTTAAAAGGGCTTGTCATATAGTAGGGGAGTAGTAACTTGTATACTTTGTTGTATTGTTTTGGAACCCTTTTGTGCGCAACAACGTCCAAGCTATTAAGAAAAATTAAATTGAAAGAGAGCATACAAAACCAATGATAGGACTCATCCAAGAGTTAATAAGTTTTATAATGCATATTGATGTGCATTTGGAAGAAATCATTCGTGATTTTGGTAATTGGAGTTATCTTATTCTATTTGCCATTGTCTTTGTTGAAACAGGTGTCGTGATTTTCCCATTTTTACCAGGTGACTCATTACTTTTCGCAAGTGGTACATTAACAGCTGCAATGGGCGCCTTTGACTTATGGATACTAATTCCTGTATTTTTGGCAGCAGCAATTTTAGGGGATACAATGAATTACCATATCGGTCATAAAGTTGGGACATCGATTCCTCCGAAAAGTTTTTTAGGTCGGATTGTTAAAAAAGAACGTATGGAAGCAGCGGAGAAATTTTTTAACACGCATGGTGGCAAAACAATTGTAATTGCTCGTTTCATGCCTTTCATTCGTACGTTTATTCCGTTTGTTGCAGGGGCAAGTAAGATGCATTATAGCTACTTTTTACTGTACAACATCGTAGGCGCTGTTTTATGGGTATTCAGCTGTACACTCCTTGGATATTTCTTTGGTAATATTCCAATTATTAAAGATAACTTCTCAGTAGTGCTTATTTTAATCATAGTTATCTCAGTTATTCCGGCTGTTATTGGCGCTTTTAAATCTAAATTTGGTGGGAAATAAAAAGATGCCTCAGATAACATTTGCAGGCTGACACTAAAAGAAAATTATGTTAAGCATCATTTACACAGGCTAGCCCTACCACTATTTTTGGTGGTAGGGCTTTTTGTTATTTCCATGGTAGGAGGAAAATCTATGTTAACTTTAAAAAATCTCAACTATAGTGTCCGGCATCAATATGAAATATAAAATCTTAAAAATTTACTATCACAATGCAAAACTGTAGGATGCTATTGTCCAACCTGTTACTTTTGAAAAATCAGTATAACACCCTTTTTAGTAAATGTTGCGCAAGGTAAGCAAGTAAAAAGTAAAAGCAAATTTTTAATATAGATGCATAAAGTAGTAATGCTTTATCTTTTTTAGTCATAAAATGTAAATTATATAGGTAAATGCTAGTTTCTCAATAAGAAAAATTTATTATAGTGTTGAAAAAATAAGCGTAAGGTAATGAAAAGTGCTATAATAATTACTAGAAAATGGTGAATTGGAGGCAACGAAATGGAAGTATTCATCGGAAGACAGCCAATCTTTAATCTTCATGAACAGGTCGTTGCATATGAGTTGTTATATCGAAACAAAAATGTAAATTCATTTCCTGATGTCGATTCAGATGCTGCAACAGTGGATGTGTTAGTGAACTCATTTTTATCAATTGGTATTGAAGAGGTAACG
This genomic interval from Lysinibacillus sphaericus contains the following:
- a CDS encoding VTT domain-containing protein translates to MGLIQELISFIMHIDVHLEEIIRDFGNWSYLILFAIVFVETGVVIFPFLPGDSLLFASGTLTAAMGAFDLWILIPVFLAAAILGDTMNYHIGHKVGTSIPPKSFLGRIVKKERMEAAEKFFNTHGGKTIVIARFMPFIRTFIPFVAGASKMHYSYFLLYNIVGAVLWVFSCTLLGYFFGNIPIIKDNFSVVLILIIVISVIPAVIGAFKSKFGGK